One Terriglobia bacterium genomic region harbors:
- a CDS encoding ABC transporter substrate-binding protein: MNCRITKRWLGLVLLFLSLWWTFSCSRKQPVQDVLENWGPLSKDALVMEGTAGQYGGTLVTAIGQEPRSFNRIVSSDTATADIADRIFADLIHINRETQRPEPSLAKSWEYSPDRRSMTMHLREGILFSDGRPFTADDVIFTFQVIYDPKVNSPQADQLKVNGQPFALKRMGDYEIEFTFAQPAAGIERVFDSIFILPKHKLETAYNAGGFASTWTVTSPPGEIVGLGPFRFSRYTPGQRVELERNPHYWKVDAGNRRLPYLSRLILVIIPNRETQFLNFKSGDLDILNDLRAEDYSVLARGSGSSKVVAKDLGPSLGSELLWFNQNRNISSKTRRPLVNRPKLEWFTNTQFRQAVSYAINRKSLVDLIYQGRATEAFGPLTISNKFWYNPSIKQYPYDVDQAKKLLAAAGFQWATVKGQLQLRDGSQRPVRFSLITNAGNRNREKIGAMVQNDLEKIGIQVDFTPLEFSSLIARIMETFDYDACLLGPTNVDTDPSGQMNLWLSGAPNHQWFPNQKKPATRWEERIDELMLSQSTASSIEQRKKAFDEVQLIVSEQLPFIYLVSRNVLVAAKSRVGNFRPTVLDHHTLWNCEQLYLK; this comes from the coding sequence ATGAATTGCAGAATTACCAAGCGTTGGCTGGGCCTTGTTCTCCTGTTCCTCAGCTTATGGTGGACATTCAGCTGCTCTCGAAAGCAGCCGGTTCAGGACGTACTGGAAAACTGGGGGCCTCTCTCCAAGGATGCCCTCGTGATGGAGGGAACGGCGGGACAATACGGTGGGACATTGGTCACCGCCATCGGCCAGGAGCCTCGCTCCTTCAACCGCATTGTCTCCAGTGATACGGCCACTGCGGATATCGCTGATCGGATCTTTGCGGATTTGATCCATATTAATCGTGAAACACAACGCCCTGAGCCATCCTTGGCGAAATCCTGGGAATACTCTCCGGACAGGCGGAGCATGACCATGCACTTGAGGGAGGGAATCCTTTTTTCCGACGGACGCCCGTTTACAGCAGACGACGTGATATTCACCTTCCAGGTGATTTACGACCCCAAAGTCAACTCACCCCAGGCAGACCAGCTGAAAGTGAACGGACAACCCTTTGCCCTCAAGAGGATGGGGGACTATGAGATTGAATTCACCTTTGCCCAACCTGCCGCCGGGATCGAAAGGGTCTTCGATTCCATTTTCATTCTGCCAAAGCACAAACTCGAAACGGCCTACAACGCCGGGGGTTTTGCTTCGACCTGGACCGTGACCTCCCCCCCGGGCGAAATTGTGGGCTTGGGACCTTTCAGATTCAGCCGATATACACCAGGGCAGAGAGTGGAACTGGAACGAAATCCTCATTATTGGAAGGTTGACGCAGGAAACAGAAGGCTTCCCTACTTATCCCGATTGATCCTGGTAATCATTCCGAATCGGGAAACACAGTTCCTGAACTTCAAGTCGGGTGATCTGGATATCCTCAATGACCTCCGTGCAGAAGATTATTCCGTTCTTGCACGCGGTTCGGGTTCATCGAAGGTCGTGGCGAAAGACCTCGGGCCGAGCCTGGGCAGTGAACTTCTCTGGTTCAACCAAAACCGTAACATAAGCTCCAAAACCCGCCGACCCCTTGTGAACCGGCCCAAATTGGAGTGGTTTACCAATACGCAGTTCCGGCAGGCCGTCTCTTATGCCATAAACCGGAAAAGTCTCGTTGACCTGATATACCAGGGCCGTGCCACCGAGGCTTTCGGACCCCTGACCATCTCAAACAAGTTCTGGTACAACCCATCCATCAAGCAGTACCCCTACGACGTCGATCAAGCGAAGAAACTGCTCGCTGCGGCTGGATTCCAGTGGGCCACCGTCAAGGGTCAACTCCAGTTAAGGGACGGCAGCCAGCGGCCCGTACGATTTTCTTTAATCACGAACGCCGGAAACCGAAATCGCGAAAAAATCGGGGCCATGGTACAAAACGATTTGGAGAAGATTGGGATTCAAGTGGATTTCACCCCCCTCGAATTCAGTTCTTTGATTGCGCGGATTATGGAAACCTTTGATTATGATGCCTGCCTCTTAGGTCCAACGAATGTGGATACAGATCCCAGTGGTCAAATGAACCTGTGGTTATCGGGCGCACCCAACCATCAATGGTTTCCCAACCAAAAGAAACCGGCCACCCGTTGGGAGGAGCGCATCGACGAGTTGATGCTCAGCCAATCGACCGCTTCAAGCATTGAACAGCGCAAAAAGGCCTTCGATGAAGTCCAATTGATCGTCAGCGAACAGCTTCCTTTCATCTACTTAGTCTCCCGCAACGTTCTTGTGGCGGCAAAGAGCCGGGTCGGAAACTTTCGCCCGACTGTCCTGGACCATCATACCCTCTGGAATTGTGAGCAACTCTATTTGAAGTAA
- a CDS encoding sigma 54-interacting transcriptional regulator: MPRNLITKRYQIVRPLGEGGMGEVFLVEDLWENGRQVALKKLQRGILTEGTREFFVREFTALKQLRHPNLSSVYDFGYTVQGDPFFTSEYCIGEHLITGTAHMGFSEKLERAVEICRALTYIHARGYIHADLKPENILVLSGTRPGEASIKLLDFGLARHIDDQARHRLSGTLAYLAPEAIKGRPLDARSDLYALGVVFYQLFSRQLPFGDIDPQLLVDMKLNVNPSPPTEKDGTLPLAIDMILLRLLERDPDNRFQTPDELIRAFNENLGYQFEIETQETARDYVRSGKFVGRAREQAQLKKILQQVLKATGGRLVLVGGESGVGKTRLLEELKIQAQLEGVRTFAGAAYEKITQPFQCLIDVLRPMVLSAQQATSAQRAFSDKYETALSRVLPGLFEGKPQPATPASANEKELLLESLAAFLLEVCADHPSLILIQDIQWADALSLQLIERIARGLQSQRLILGVSYRSEEVKGSALESALPVLSGLESSETIMVKPLSPHEVSDLVNSMIGTERAPAPLVQRIVDETKGNPFFIQEVIWAWMEEKILSPRSGTWEPEPSVLDSLQVPQTMADAFLRRIGYLSLPERDLLQALALFIKPAPLTAVSFVLNRPLSQVKTDLDRLVERAILVRTDAAEDPYYFFQHTQMKKTVETRVPPASRPSIHARIARYFEEQSGSGLSDYSEMLAYYYSMSGDKGKARLYSIRAGDKLRQLYSLSEAIVAYRLAEGYIDHTDMRRYEIREKIAYCYYQLGELPSAEKIYRSLINEGGTFLTPGRIAKLHLRLGMIAQFRGCYTEAIDILNRGLSIIESLPEPMTKADLLARLGLQHQRLTDYRTALECTNKGLALVEHLENYFGLGDIYNSQLAIYFYQGEYGKAVEAGHRAIAVYTRFGWTTGIAGVTANLGAIYEDYLNDYRIALRFQRRALQLREKLFDRRGIEQSYVNLSSIHTKLGEYTTSLEYVDLAERLNNVLRDKQIEIQIWHNRGENWTHLGEFVKGRDALDKAMSLAEQTHNQQVRISIFNRLAEWHEKMGEMQEAHTYAQSAADLALHTESKLEELFARVALARIEIEQEKVSSRDDSFSIAGALAEELNHRDGILQVVLLRALVDQKIKCFDHSHNALDEIASLAEGTQNILLKAQFHLLRGRLALARKDPFQHSGAEDLHQALRLAELTQEADLLAETRYSLSLWYQAQGDPHNAGVQAQHARSIITGIAGRLPETLRKKYLEKKERATILGSLEPSVKVKPGGKNSIMTSKNLADPLVTRQSYSVTLFQISKIVNSILNLSELLERVMDLVLEAIRVERGLILLVDEVSGELEVKAARNISKATLDDATAISKTVLEEVMHGGKPLISVNARDDLRLRDRHSIVDFGIGMVLCIPLKVKERIVGAVYIDNPVATLPFNEEEVNFLLSFTNLFAIAIENSRLYEKLSLENIYLRQEVRGKYAYENIIGRSPKMMDLFRRLDSVVNSSANVLISGESGTGKELIARAIHYNGARKEKRFIAIDCGAIPENLIESELFGYKRGAFTGAIFDKKGLFEEADGGTIFLDEITNTSRALQAKFLRVIQEREIRRVGDSQDRKVDVRIIAATNRDLKQMVQNGEFREDLFYRLNVLTLHVPPLRDHKEDIPLLVNHLLKQLEQQNPSIRHTVSHVALQMLMEYPFPGNVRELENLVESAFYMAQEIEIHVPDFPPEISQLKGKLATQEAALPIHAVEDSLRPTLAPSPGEQRSEEKGQALVLFRRMKLEKISFWKIVKEPFMNREISKELVREIIKIGLEESHGRYKDLLEPFHLKDSEYTVFMNFLKKHSCQVDYKPYRQKMSSA, translated from the coding sequence ATGCCCCGGAACCTGATAACGAAACGGTACCAGATCGTACGCCCGCTCGGTGAAGGGGGGATGGGTGAAGTTTTCCTCGTCGAGGATCTTTGGGAAAATGGCCGGCAAGTCGCCCTGAAAAAACTCCAGCGGGGAATTCTCACGGAAGGCACCCGGGAGTTCTTCGTGCGTGAATTCACCGCACTTAAACAGCTCCGTCACCCCAACCTGTCCTCGGTATATGACTTCGGATATACCGTTCAAGGCGATCCCTTTTTTACCTCCGAGTACTGTATTGGGGAACATTTGATTACGGGAACGGCCCATATGGGGTTCAGCGAAAAACTGGAGCGTGCCGTCGAGATTTGCCGCGCTCTTACCTACATTCATGCGCGAGGCTATATTCATGCAGATTTGAAGCCCGAAAATATCCTGGTTCTGTCCGGCACTCGGCCGGGCGAAGCCAGTATCAAGTTGCTGGATTTTGGACTGGCGCGCCATATCGATGACCAGGCAAGGCATCGCTTGAGCGGCACCCTTGCCTATCTCGCCCCCGAGGCCATCAAGGGGCGGCCCTTGGATGCGCGGTCTGACCTGTATGCCCTTGGGGTAGTCTTCTATCAGCTTTTTAGCCGGCAACTTCCATTTGGTGACATCGATCCTCAATTGCTCGTCGATATGAAGCTGAATGTGAATCCTTCGCCACCGACCGAGAAGGATGGAACCCTGCCGCTGGCCATCGACATGATCTTGCTGCGGCTGTTAGAAAGGGATCCTGACAACCGGTTTCAGACTCCGGATGAGCTGATCAGAGCCTTCAACGAGAACTTGGGTTATCAGTTCGAAATCGAAACACAGGAGACGGCGAGGGACTATGTCCGCAGCGGCAAGTTCGTTGGACGCGCAAGGGAACAAGCGCAACTGAAGAAGATACTTCAGCAGGTGCTGAAGGCGACCGGTGGGCGCCTCGTTTTGGTGGGCGGAGAGAGCGGTGTCGGAAAAACACGGCTCCTGGAAGAATTGAAGATTCAAGCTCAGTTAGAAGGGGTCAGGACATTTGCAGGCGCTGCCTACGAGAAAATAACACAGCCTTTTCAGTGTTTGATTGACGTCCTCCGCCCCATGGTTCTGAGCGCTCAACAAGCAACCTCAGCGCAGCGGGCCTTTTCCGATAAGTACGAAACGGCCCTGAGCAGGGTTCTTCCCGGCCTTTTTGAAGGCAAACCTCAACCCGCAACGCCCGCCTCTGCGAATGAGAAAGAATTGCTCTTGGAATCACTGGCAGCTTTCCTGCTGGAAGTCTGTGCAGATCACCCCTCGCTCATTTTGATCCAGGATATTCAGTGGGCCGACGCGCTATCGCTGCAACTCATCGAACGCATCGCCCGGGGCCTGCAATCCCAGCGCTTGATTCTTGGCGTTAGCTACCGGTCCGAGGAGGTCAAGGGCTCCGCACTTGAGTCGGCATTGCCCGTCCTGAGTGGTCTCGAATCGAGCGAGACGATAATGGTGAAACCTCTGTCTCCTCACGAGGTCAGCGATCTCGTCAATTCCATGATTGGCACCGAACGCGCCCCTGCGCCCCTGGTTCAAAGAATTGTGGACGAAACGAAGGGGAATCCCTTTTTTATTCAGGAAGTCATTTGGGCCTGGATGGAAGAAAAGATCCTTTCCCCCAGATCGGGCACCTGGGAACCAGAGCCCTCCGTACTGGATTCCCTTCAGGTCCCCCAGACCATGGCTGATGCCTTTCTCCGCCGGATTGGCTATCTCTCCCTCCCTGAGCGAGACCTGCTTCAGGCTCTCGCACTCTTTATCAAACCCGCTCCCCTCACGGCGGTTTCTTTTGTGTTAAACAGGCCTTTGTCGCAAGTCAAGACGGATCTTGACCGACTTGTGGAACGAGCCATCCTCGTCCGAACAGATGCGGCCGAGGACCCCTATTACTTCTTCCAACATACTCAAATGAAGAAGACTGTGGAGACAAGGGTGCCTCCTGCCAGCCGTCCCTCCATCCATGCGAGGATAGCAAGATACTTTGAAGAACAATCAGGCTCAGGTCTTTCTGATTATTCTGAGATGTTGGCCTATTACTATTCGATGAGTGGCGATAAGGGGAAGGCAAGGCTTTACTCCATTCGGGCAGGCGACAAACTGCGACAACTTTATTCTTTATCTGAGGCAATTGTTGCTTACAGACTGGCCGAGGGCTACATCGACCATACAGATATGCGCCGATATGAAATTCGAGAAAAGATCGCCTATTGTTACTACCAGTTGGGTGAGCTTCCAAGCGCAGAAAAGATATATAGGTCCCTGATCAACGAAGGAGGAACTTTTCTTACTCCCGGCAGGATCGCAAAACTTCACTTACGCCTGGGGATGATTGCTCAATTTCGGGGCTGTTATACAGAGGCGATCGATATTCTAAATCGAGGTCTAAGTATAATCGAATCCCTACCTGAACCTATGACCAAGGCGGATCTTCTTGCACGGCTCGGCCTACAACACCAACGATTGACCGACTATCGAACTGCCTTAGAATGTACGAACAAGGGGCTCGCTCTGGTCGAACACCTTGAGAACTATTTTGGTCTAGGGGATATCTACAATAGTCAACTGGCCATTTACTTCTACCAAGGTGAATATGGAAAGGCTGTCGAGGCAGGACATCGTGCTATCGCCGTATACACAAGATTTGGTTGGACAACTGGAATAGCTGGAGTTACGGCGAATTTAGGAGCAATATATGAAGATTATTTGAATGACTATCGGATAGCATTGCGTTTTCAACGTCGAGCTCTCCAGCTACGGGAAAAGCTATTTGACCGTCGGGGAATTGAACAGTCTTATGTAAACCTCTCTAGCATCCACACGAAATTGGGCGAGTATACTACCTCATTGGAATATGTTGATCTTGCTGAGCGCCTTAATAATGTCTTGAGGGACAAACAAATTGAAATCCAAATTTGGCACAATCGAGGGGAGAACTGGACACATCTAGGTGAGTTTGTAAAGGGGCGCGACGCTCTAGACAAAGCAATGAGTCTAGCCGAACAGACACACAATCAACAAGTAAGGATTTCTATTTTCAATCGCTTGGCTGAATGGCATGAGAAGATGGGAGAAATGCAGGAAGCCCACACCTATGCTCAGAGCGCAGCAGATCTAGCGCTTCATACAGAGAGCAAACTCGAAGAACTGTTTGCCCGAGTCGCGTTAGCGAGAATTGAAATTGAACAAGAGAAAGTGAGCAGCCGAGACGATTCATTTTCTATTGCTGGTGCCCTCGCAGAAGAGCTCAACCATAGGGATGGGATACTCCAAGTGGTCCTCCTTCGAGCATTGGTGGACCAAAAGATTAAGTGTTTCGATCATAGCCACAACGCACTTGATGAAATCGCCTCTCTAGCCGAAGGGACGCAGAACATCCTGTTGAAGGCGCAATTCCATTTATTACGAGGACGATTGGCGCTCGCGAGGAAGGATCCCTTTCAGCATTCTGGCGCTGAGGACCTGCACCAAGCTCTTCGTCTTGCAGAATTGACACAGGAAGCTGACTTACTGGCAGAGACGCGGTACTCCTTGAGTCTTTGGTATCAGGCCCAAGGCGATCCCCATAACGCCGGTGTCCAGGCTCAACATGCGCGGTCCATTATCACAGGGATCGCTGGAAGACTTCCGGAAACCCTGAGAAAAAAGTATTTGGAAAAGAAGGAACGGGCCACTATATTAGGATCATTGGAACCCTCGGTGAAAGTCAAGCCGGGGGGCAAGAACTCAATTATGACCTCCAAGAACCTGGCTGACCCATTGGTAACCCGTCAGAGTTATTCTGTCACGCTCTTTCAGATCTCCAAGATCGTCAATTCCATCTTGAATCTCAGCGAGTTGCTCGAACGTGTTATGGATCTGGTACTGGAAGCCATCCGGGTGGAACGCGGTTTGATCCTGCTGGTAGATGAGGTGTCCGGCGAGCTTGAGGTGAAGGCCGCTCGAAATATCAGCAAGGCCACTCTGGACGACGCCACGGCCATCAGCAAGACAGTGCTCGAAGAAGTTATGCACGGTGGTAAACCCCTGATTTCAGTAAATGCCCGCGATGATCTGCGTCTTCGGGATCGCCATTCGATCGTCGATTTTGGAATTGGAATGGTGTTATGCATCCCCCTGAAGGTTAAAGAGAGAATCGTGGGGGCGGTCTATATTGATAACCCTGTGGCAACCCTCCCATTTAATGAGGAGGAGGTCAACTTCCTCTTATCCTTCACCAATCTCTTCGCTATTGCAATTGAGAACTCCCGGTTATACGAGAAACTGAGCCTGGAGAACATTTATCTTCGGCAGGAGGTGCGTGGCAAGTATGCGTATGAAAATATTATCGGCCGAAGCCCCAAGATGATGGATCTGTTCCGAAGGCTGGACAGCGTGGTCAACAGTTCGGCCAATGTCTTGATCTCCGGGGAGAGTGGAACCGGAAAAGAGCTCATCGCTCGCGCCATCCATTACAACGGCGCCCGAAAGGAGAAGAGGTTCATCGCCATCGATTGCGGTGCGATCCCTGAAAACCTTATTGAGAGCGAGTTGTTTGGCTACAAGAGAGGTGCTTTCACTGGAGCTATCTTCGACAAGAAGGGGTTGTTTGAAGAGGCAGACGGGGGCACGATCTTCCTGGATGAAATTACGAATACAAGTCGCGCCCTGCAAGCCAAGTTCCTCCGGGTGATCCAGGAGCGAGAGATCCGCAGAGTGGGAGATTCTCAAGACCGCAAAGTGGACGTGCGAATTATCGCTGCCACGAATCGGGATCTGAAACAGATGGTTCAGAATGGGGAGTTCCGAGAGGATCTCTTCTACCGGCTCAATGTATTGACCCTTCATGTCCCTCCTCTAAGAGACCATAAAGAAGACATCCCGTTGCTGGTGAATCATCTCCTTAAGCAGCTTGAACAACAGAATCCCTCGATCCGCCATACCGTTAGTCATGTTGCCCTTCAAATGTTGATGGAATATCCCTTCCCAGGGAATGTGCGCGAGTTGGAAAACCTTGTGGAAAGCGCCTTTTATATGGCCCAAGAGATTGAAATTCACGTCCCCGATTTCCCGCCGGAGATTTCTCAGCTCAAAGGGAAACTGGCCACTCAAGAGGCCGCCTTACCGATTCACGCTGTCGAAGACTCACTTCGGCCGACACTCGCACCTTCCCCTGGCGAGCAAAGGAGCGAGGAAAAGGGACAAGCCCTGGTCTTGTTCCGACGCATGAAGCTGGAAAAGATCTCATTTTGGAAGATCGTAAAGGAGCCCTTCATGAATAGGGAGATTTCTAAGGAACTGGTACGAGAGATCATCAAAATAGGGTTGGAAGAGTCCCATGGGCGATATAAGGATCTCTTGGAGCCGTTTCATTTGAAAGACAGTGAATATACAGTATTTATGAACTTTTTGAAGAAGCATTCCTGTCAAGTTGACTACAAACCTTACCGTCAGAAAATGTCCTCTGCTTGA